The genomic window GGGGAAAAGGAGCTAAAATTATTCAGTTACAGGATAATACTCCTATTTTTGATATGGTTGACAAAAAAAACATTACCATTGATTCTCTAATTCTTATTGGTAAAGGGGATGATTACCAACCTTCTTCTTCTTCATTGGTGGTTGGGATTAACTGTTGGGGAGCAAATTCTATATTAATAATGAACAGTACGTTTAAAAATTTTTCAAATGCTGGAATCTTGGGGTTAAGAAATACTTCAGACATCATCATTTCTGGAAATTATTTTTATGGAACCGGTAATAATAATCCTAAATATTATCAAAAAGATCATACAGGGGTTACAATAGGCGGAAATAAAATTTTTATAAAAGGTAATAGCTTCAGTAATTCATCTCAGGGAATAATTATTGCAGAAAACAGTAGAAATATCTATATCTTAAATAACACTATAAATAATACAACATTGGAGCATAGCATATATATATCGACACTTCAGTAAATAATATAAATATAGACCGTAATATTATTAAAAATACAATTGGTAGTGCTATAAAAATTCAAAATGGGAATTACCCTGGAACAACCAATAAAAATATTAGAATAACAAACAACATAATCAACTCCACTAAAGTGGGAGACGGTATTTTGATACAAAATACTGAGTTCCCAAGTGTCTATGCGGACTCAATTTACATTTTCAACAATACTCTTAGCAATATTGGGCAACACGGTATTAATATACGGGACACTAGACATTGTCGTATTATTAGTAACAAGATTATAAACATTAATCATGCAGGACTTTATCTAAGAAATAACAGCAATTTTATTTTTGAAAACAATGTAATAGAGAATGCAAATGAAAATGGAATATTTGATGAGGGTACAGGTGAAAACATCAAAATTTTAGACAACAAGTTTATTAATGTAGGGATTTCTGGTATTGATAAGAATGGTTTGAGTTCTGGTATT from Chryseobacterium camelliae includes these protein-coding regions:
- a CDS encoding right-handed parallel beta-helix repeat-containing protein, whose amino-acid sequence is MVTLQNTIDNNREVFLGDLKNEFYIYGTIKVESNKKIWGKGAKIIQLQDNTPIFDMVDKKNITIDSLILIGKGDDYQPSSSSLVVGINCWGANSILIMNSTFKNFSNAGILGLRNTSDIIISGNYFYGTGNNNPKYYQKDHTGVTIGGNKIFIKGNSFSNSSQGIIIAENSRNIYILNNTINNTTLEHSIYISTLQ
- a CDS encoding right-handed parallel beta-helix repeat-containing protein — encoded protein: MGSAIKIQNGNYPGTTNKNIRITNNIINSTKVGDGILIQNTEFPSVYADSIYIFNNTLSNIGQHGINIRDTRHCRIISNKIININHAGLYLRNNSNFIFENNVIENANENGIFDEGTGENIKILDNKFINVGISGIDKNGLSSGIFMELGAGRTIKNNIIIGSSKMQNGIYIPIKKILILCKLP